Proteins co-encoded in one Candidatus Atribacteria bacterium ADurb.Bin276 genomic window:
- the xylA_2 gene encoding Xylose isomerase, with translation MIKLNKKGDIDVSKFKFSVGPWNVHEGADAFGPPVRESIPLNEKIKKFKEIGFDAVQFHDDDVVPEMNDLSDAAIKQKAKEVKKLLEDNGLEAEFVAPRLWMDPRTIDGGFTSNHPKDREFALWRALRSVDIANELGCNKLVLWLAREGTLCYESKDPILSVNRIVEAINKMLEYDKNIRVLIETKPNEPIDRSFCPTIGHAIALSYKTIDPDRVGALLESAHAILAGLDPANEIAFGLANKKLWSVHLNDQNGIKYDQDKTFGVENLRQAFNQIKILVENNYGRNGEYVGLDVKAMRTQKIEDIYRHLYNSLKIAIILEDKANKFDYTFQKKCVEERNYEALEMYVLELIMKG, from the coding sequence ATGATAAAATTGAATAAGAAAGGGGATATTGACGTGTCAAAATTTAAATTTTCAGTTGGTCCCTGGAATGTTCATGAGGGAGCAGATGCCTTTGGCCCACCAGTAAGAGAAAGCATTCCGTTAAATGAAAAGATCAAGAAATTTAAAGAAATTGGTTTTGATGCAGTACAGTTTCATGATGATGACGTCGTTCCAGAGATGAACGATCTTTCCGATGCAGCCATTAAACAAAAAGCAAAAGAAGTCAAAAAATTATTAGAGGACAACGGATTAGAAGCCGAATTTGTCGCGCCCCGGCTGTGGATGGATCCCAGAACAATTGATGGGGGTTTCACTTCAAACCATCCTAAAGATCGAGAATTTGCTCTATGGAGAGCACTGAGATCGGTAGATATTGCCAATGAACTAGGATGCAACAAACTGGTTCTTTGGTTAGCCCGAGAAGGCACCCTTTGTTATGAAAGCAAAGACCCGATTCTTTCAGTGAATCGAATTGTTGAAGCTATAAACAAGATGCTCGAGTATGATAAGAATATTCGAGTACTCATTGAAACCAAGCCAAACGAGCCAATAGATAGAAGTTTTTGTCCAACTATTGGCCATGCGATTGCTTTATCATATAAAACCATTGACCCCGATCGAGTCGGCGCTCTTTTAGAAAGTGCTCATGCCATCTTAGCGGGTCTCGACCCAGCCAATGAGATTGCCTTTGGACTTGCCAACAAAAAGCTTTGGAGTGTTCATCTCAACGATCAAAATGGTATCAAGTATGATCAGGACAAAACCTTCGGTGTAGAAAACTTAAGACAGGCATTTAATCAGATAAAAATTTTAGTCGAAAATAACTATGGTAGGAATGGAGAGTATGTTGGTCTCGATGTAAAAGCCATGAGAACCCAAAAAATCGAAGATATTTACCGTCACCTTTACAATAGTCTTAAAATTGCTATAATCCTCGAAGACAAAGCCAACAAATTCGATTATACTTTCCAAAAGAAATGCGTTGAGGAGAGAAACTACGAAGCACTGGAAATGTATGTCCTTGAACTGATTATGAAAGGGTAA